The following are from one region of the Rhodospirillaceae bacterium genome:
- a CDS encoding extracellular solute-binding protein produces MFKNKINRRNFMQQTGVWAAAAAAGTLPKFAHAARDKELNIYCWEGYNSDDVLDPFRREFGAKVRAEGLTSDPDAVNRLRAGETKVWDLVNLNNPWAREMMYPEGLIKPISRERFEPMYKDMMPAFHPPYSWAMDKSGKELLGMTQRFGPFNFVVNTNKISRSMGEDQGFNLFLDPKMKGKYGILTYDNWNIYHMCIAAGVDPFKKHSKAEIAAYAKVCKQIFNGAKLLTDDLVAMNLAMINGEIDASFTGGTYTASPARFDGAKQIRGITPKKGPMNGKGGIVWIELTSVVNNPDPSGLSEDFLAYVQRPDVSKKVAFAEGTYNPVTQMGSDKVMAQFNKEELDAIQWDTLEEEMSNSTDYDINPDYADMYDIYSAAKRERES; encoded by the coding sequence ATGTTCAAAAATAAAATTAATCGTCGAAACTTTATGCAGCAGACGGGTGTCTGGGCGGCAGCAGCCGCTGCCGGAACGTTACCCAAGTTCGCCCACGCTGCCCGTGACAAGGAACTCAACATCTACTGTTGGGAAGGTTACAACTCTGATGATGTACTTGACCCTTTCCGTCGTGAATTTGGCGCCAAGGTTCGTGCTGAAGGCCTGACATCTGATCCCGACGCGGTCAACCGGTTGCGGGCAGGGGAAACCAAGGTCTGGGATCTGGTCAATCTGAACAATCCCTGGGCTCGTGAAATGATGTATCCGGAAGGCCTCATCAAACCGATCTCGCGTGAGCGTTTCGAGCCCATGTACAAGGATATGATGCCGGCATTTCATCCCCCCTACTCTTGGGCTATGGACAAATCCGGCAAGGAATTGCTTGGCATGACCCAGCGTTTCGGCCCCTTCAACTTCGTCGTCAACACCAACAAAATCTCGCGTTCCATGGGCGAAGATCAGGGCTTTAATTTGTTTCTTGATCCCAAGATGAAGGGCAAGTACGGCATCCTCACGTATGATAACTGGAACATTTATCACATGTGCATCGCCGCCGGCGTCGATCCCTTCAAGAAGCATTCGAAGGCGGAAATCGCGGCCTATGCCAAGGTCTGTAAGCAAATATTCAATGGCGCCAAGCTGTTGACTGATGATCTGGTTGCCATGAACCTGGCGATGATCAACGGCGAAATTGATGCTTCCTTCACGGGCGGCACCTACACCGCTTCTCCGGCACGTTTCGACGGCGCCAAGCAAATCCGTGGCATCACCCCGAAAAAGGGACCGATGAATGGAAAAGGCGGTATCGTCTGGATTGAATTAACCTCGGTCGTTAACAATCCTGATCCTTCCGGACTGTCAGAAGACTTCCTGGCCTACGTGCAGCGCCCCGATGTCTCCAAGAAAGTGGCGTTTGCTGAAGGCACCTACAACCCAGTCACCCAAATGGGGTCGGATAAAGTAATGGCACAGTTCAACAAGGAAGAGCTCGATGCCATTCAGTGGGATACGCTGGAAGAGGAAATGTCCAATTCCACGGATTATGATATCAATCCGGATTATGCGGATATGTATGATATTTATTCCGCTGCCAAGCGTGAACGTGAAAGCTGA
- a CDS encoding cysteine hydrolase, with amino-acid sequence MNWKTDYRSIYYDGAPEPDDLVLKPEETALLVIDVQNTYLKRPDRDGLSADEQSSYDAWTPFHDRMRDSVIPRTRELLDLCRASDIECLFARIACHTTDGRDRSLSQKMPGWNNLLLPKNDEPSQMVDILSPQGDEICVTKTTDSALTGTNLRLILNNVGIKNVICCGIFTDQCVSSTVRSLADESFNVIVIEDCCAAGSNDLHDKELEIINMIYCHVMSAAELKQMMGLK; translated from the coding sequence GTGAATTGGAAAACCGATTACCGTTCTATTTATTATGATGGCGCACCCGAACCTGACGATCTGGTGCTTAAGCCTGAAGAAACCGCGCTGCTTGTTATCGATGTTCAGAATACCTACCTGAAACGCCCGGACCGTGATGGCTTAAGTGCCGACGAACAAAGCAGCTACGACGCCTGGACTCCTTTTCATGATCGTATGCGCGATAGTGTCATTCCCCGCACCCGGGAGCTTCTCGATTTGTGCCGCGCCAGCGACATTGAGTGTTTGTTCGCCCGCATCGCCTGTCATACAACGGACGGTCGCGATCGGTCTTTAAGTCAGAAGATGCCCGGATGGAATAACCTTCTTTTACCCAAAAACGATGAACCCTCGCAAATGGTCGATATATTGTCGCCGCAGGGCGATGAAATTTGTGTCACAAAAACCACAGATTCAGCGCTAACAGGAACCAATTTACGGCTGATCCTGAATAATGTCGGGATCAAGAATGTCATCTGTTGTGGCATCTTCACAGATCAGTGCGTATCATCAACGGTAAGAAGCCTGGCTGATGAAAGTTTCAACGTCATTGTTATTGAGGACTGTTGCGCAGCGGGATCAAACGATCTGCATGACAAGGAACTGGAAATCATCAATATGATTTACTGCCATGTCATGTCTGCCGCAGAACTAAAACAAATGATGGGTCTTAAATGA
- a CDS encoding propanediol/glycerol family dehydratase large subunit, whose protein sequence is MTDSPSYNANRWQRFSDWDKRPLRLDQFAVEDPENGFAAFAGAKDPEPGVAIVDGKITSMDGVAVEDFDMIDAFIAQHHLDLEIAEEAMAMASGDVARMLVDMNVPRVDLTRLARGMTPAKLAEVVAQLNAMEISFSYSKMRARQTPGNQAHVTNAKDDPLQLGADAAIAVALGFDEIETTMRVSRNAWSNAMACCVGSSVGRAGTLFQCSSEEAEELEIGMAGFTSYAETVSVYGTESAFIDGDDTPWSKTWLAAAYASRGIKMRCTSGAAAELLMGFHEAKSLLYLEARCLCVQRGMGSQGTQNGGIDGAPLASTVVGGVRELMAENLLAVWLDLECASGNDARHSESEIRVGAKILPFLIAGSDLICSGFGSILKYDNSFNPSSFNGEELEDFLVLQRDFEADGGLKSVEEATALSLRTQAIEALSFVFDDLGLSTPDENMKRSVAVASGSDDTDSYLPRAVADISDQIKDRAITVVDVIKSLHKGGFIEEAENLLFLVKLRVSGDYLQTSAVVRDRKIISAINDPNLYQGPGTGYRVSAERREELAAIRDVLDRESVLRAEAIYEPAESKRVSYHTMGPAEPGTNSAEVVIALSPGFGNALFRTLAGHPLSHVIGELKAGIEGEGAQMRIVRCRHTADTSFLGLTAAGLSGSGVGIGLQAKGTAVIHHKERLPHNNLELFSNAPITTLQHYRGMGRNAAIYARGHMPDPIVVPTHGEALGARFHARVALTYAIETEMTEDGASPELIDVRLAKETS, encoded by the coding sequence ATGACTGACTCCCCTTCGTACAACGCAAACCGCTGGCAGCGTTTCTCCGACTGGGACAAGCGTCCGTTGAGGCTCGATCAGTTTGCTGTTGAAGATCCTGAAAACGGTTTCGCCGCTTTTGCCGGGGCCAAAGACCCCGAACCGGGTGTCGCCATCGTCGATGGAAAAATCACATCAATGGACGGTGTCGCTGTTGAAGACTTCGACATGATCGACGCCTTTATCGCTCAACATCACCTTGATCTTGAAATTGCAGAAGAAGCCATGGCGATGGCGTCGGGCGACGTCGCCCGTATGCTGGTTGATATGAATGTGCCTCGTGTAGATTTAACACGACTGGCAAGAGGCATGACCCCGGCGAAGCTCGCCGAAGTGGTCGCCCAGCTTAACGCCATGGAAATCAGTTTTTCCTATTCAAAAATGCGGGCCCGGCAAACACCGGGCAATCAGGCCCATGTGACAAATGCCAAGGACGACCCGTTGCAACTGGGCGCCGATGCCGCCATCGCCGTTGCCCTTGGGTTTGACGAAATCGAGACGACGATGCGTGTCTCCCGTAACGCCTGGTCAAATGCAATGGCCTGTTGTGTGGGTTCGTCCGTCGGCCGCGCCGGTACTTTGTTCCAGTGTTCAAGCGAGGAAGCCGAAGAACTTGAAATCGGTATGGCCGGGTTCACCTCGTACGCCGAGACCGTGTCCGTCTATGGTACCGAAAGCGCTTTTATTGACGGCGACGACACGCCCTGGTCAAAAACCTGGCTGGCTGCGGCTTACGCCTCGCGCGGGATCAAGATGCGCTGTACATCAGGGGCGGCTGCAGAATTGTTGATGGGCTTCCACGAAGCCAAATCGTTGTTATATCTTGAAGCGCGTTGCCTGTGCGTGCAACGCGGTATGGGATCACAGGGAACGCAAAACGGTGGCATCGATGGTGCGCCACTGGCATCCACTGTTGTTGGCGGCGTCCGCGAATTGATGGCTGAAAACCTGCTCGCCGTGTGGCTCGACCTGGAATGCGCATCGGGTAACGACGCCCGCCATTCGGAATCGGAAATCCGGGTTGGCGCCAAAATCCTGCCGTTCCTGATTGCCGGATCAGACCTGATTTGTTCGGGTTTCGGCAGCATCCTGAAATACGACAATTCCTTTAACCCGTCTTCTTTCAACGGTGAGGAACTGGAAGATTTTCTTGTCCTGCAACGTGATTTTGAAGCTGACGGAGGTTTAAAATCGGTCGAAGAAGCGACTGCCCTTTCTTTGCGCACCCAGGCCATTGAGGCGCTGTCCTTTGTATTTGATGACCTTGGGCTTTCAACCCCTGATGAAAACATGAAGCGATCTGTCGCCGTCGCGTCCGGCTCCGACGATACCGATAGTTACCTGCCACGGGCTGTCGCCGACATCAGCGACCAGATCAAAGACCGCGCCATCACTGTCGTCGATGTCATAAAGTCGCTGCACAAGGGAGGATTTATCGAGGAAGCCGAAAACCTGCTTTTTCTCGTCAAGCTGCGTGTCTCTGGTGATTATCTGCAAACATCAGCCGTTGTTCGGGATCGCAAGATCATCAGCGCCATCAACGATCCCAACCTGTACCAGGGACCGGGAACCGGTTACCGGGTCAGTGCTGAGAGACGAGAAGAACTGGCGGCCATTCGTGATGTTCTGGATCGGGAAAGCGTACTGCGGGCCGAAGCCATTTACGAACCGGCCGAAAGCAAACGGGTTTCCTATCACACCATGGGACCGGCAGAGCCCGGAACGAACTCAGCTGAAGTGGTCATCGCCTTAAGTCCCGGCTTCGGCAACGCTCTTTTTAGGACCTTGGCCGGGCACCCGCTAAGTCACGTTATTGGGGAATTGAAAGCAGGCATCGAAGGCGAAGGTGCGCAAATGCGCATTGTCCGCTGTCGTCATACGGCGGATACGTCATTTCTCGGCCTGACGGCGGCGGGATTGTCGGGCTCTGGCGTAGGCATCGGCTTACAAGCCAAGGGAACCGCGGTCATTCATCATAAAGAGCGTCTGCCCCATAACAATCTGGAACTGTTTTCCAATGCGCCGATCACGACTTTGCAGCACTACCGTGGGATGGGCCGTAATGCCGCCATTTACGCCCGGGGCCATATGCCTGACCCGATCGTCGTTCCGACCCATGGGGAAGCGCTGGGTGCGCGTTTCCACGCCCGGGTCGCACTGACTTACGCCATTGAAACCGAAATGACGGAAGACGGGGCGAGCCCGGAATTGATAGACGTGCGTTTAGCTAAGGAAACATCATGA
- a CDS encoding ABC transporter ATP-binding protein, translating to MTDKAETFLELKGITKKFGEFTAVSNVNLQITEGEFFTLVGPSGSGKTTMIRLLVGMDLPTSGDINLKGARLNDVPANKRPTCMVFQSLALFPHRSVGENIEFPLKIAKVAPAQRRERAHALLEQLHLPLDFYDKGINQCSGGERQRVALARALAFDPELLFFDEPLSALDFRLRKALEKELKDIHRETGKTFVYITHSLEEAMVMSDRIGIMKDGELVQIGTPHEIYNKPINKFVAQFMGEVNTLEVEATGPTTVRDIHGEGDFEVNSMPDQFSRGYLIVRPEVMKLGPGASGLPNILKGKFFNDYALGSRMQYQIRSDSGDQWLVERLQDEVFEGTFGDTVSLGWRPEDSILVSD from the coding sequence ATGACAGACAAGGCTGAGACGTTCCTGGAATTGAAAGGTATCACGAAGAAATTCGGTGAGTTTACCGCCGTCAGCAACGTGAACCTGCAGATAACCGAAGGGGAGTTTTTCACCCTTGTCGGTCCATCCGGATCGGGAAAGACAACAATGATTCGTTTGCTGGTGGGCATGGACCTGCCCACCAGCGGCGACATCAACCTGAAGGGGGCGCGGCTTAACGATGTCCCCGCAAACAAACGCCCCACCTGTATGGTGTTTCAAAGTCTGGCGCTGTTTCCGCATCGCAGTGTCGGCGAAAATATCGAATTTCCTTTAAAGATCGCCAAGGTCGCACCGGCACAAAGACGCGAGCGTGCCCATGCCTTGCTTGAGCAATTACACCTGCCTTTGGATTTTTACGACAAGGGTATTAACCAGTGTTCCGGTGGCGAGCGTCAGCGTGTTGCATTGGCCCGGGCACTGGCCTTTGACCCGGAACTTCTGTTCTTTGACGAGCCGCTTTCGGCCCTTGATTTCAGGTTGCGTAAAGCGCTGGAAAAGGAACTCAAGGACATCCACCGTGAAACCGGGAAGACCTTTGTCTACATTACCCATTCGCTGGAAGAAGCGATGGTGATGTCAGACCGCATCGGCATCATGAAGGACGGTGAACTTGTCCAGATTGGCACACCCCATGAAATTTATAACAAACCGATCAACAAGTTCGTCGCCCAGTTCATGGGTGAGGTCAACACCCTTGAGGTAGAGGCCACGGGCCCGACAACCGTGCGCGATATCCACGGCGAAGGGGATTTTGAGGTCAATTCAATGCCGGACCAGTTTAGCCGGGGTTATTTGATTGTACGACCCGAAGTGATGAAGCTAGGGCCCGGGGCATCCGGACTTCCCAACATTTTAAAAGGAAAGTTTTTCAACGACTACGCCTTGGGTTCGCGCATGCAGTACCAAATTCGCTCGGATTCGGGCGATCAATGGCTTGTCGAACGATTGCAGGACGAAGTCTTTGAGGGCACTTTTGGAGACACGGTTTCCCTTGGCTGGCGACCGGAAGATTCAATTCTGGTAAGCGATTAA
- a CDS encoding ABC transporter permease — MAEQSSNSKWRFNPGSLAAIPVSLFLLIGFAGPLAMVVGYSFMPAKTFSLLQIPTLENYVSVIADSYYLSFLWSLLLSSTAVILLFVICYPMAYGMAKLFGKWANLITALIVLPLLISENIRLFGWVLILLKNGILDGTLKYLFDVSASGLLFTVPAIVLGIVYVYLPFMLFPLVIGISMVPESLKEAASDLGASRWQIFKEIEIPLSMPGIMIGGILTFILALGSLAESKILGGQAVIMISDDIESSFTFAQNWPKGSVLSVLLIALSGIIVFILFRKIDLDQIIGRR; from the coding sequence ATGGCTGAACAAAGCAGCAACAGCAAATGGCGATTTAACCCGGGCTCACTGGCAGCCATTCCGGTCTCTCTGTTTCTGCTGATCGGTTTTGCCGGTCCGCTGGCGATGGTCGTCGGGTACAGTTTCATGCCCGCCAAGACGTTCTCGCTGCTGCAAATTCCAACCCTGGAAAACTATGTTTCGGTTATTGCCGACAGCTACTACCTGTCTTTCCTGTGGTCGCTTTTACTGTCTTCCACGGCCGTCATCCTGTTGTTTGTGATTTGCTACCCGATGGCATACGGAATGGCCAAGTTGTTCGGCAAGTGGGCCAACCTGATTACCGCCCTAATTGTTTTGCCGCTGCTGATTTCTGAAAATATTCGCCTCTTTGGCTGGGTTCTGATCCTGCTCAAAAATGGTATTCTTGACGGTACGCTTAAATATCTTTTCGATGTCTCGGCATCCGGCCTTTTGTTTACGGTTCCGGCGATTGTCCTGGGCATCGTTTATGTCTATCTGCCGTTTATGTTGTTTCCGCTGGTTATCGGTATATCGATGGTGCCAGAAAGTTTGAAAGAGGCTGCCTCCGATCTTGGCGCTTCGCGCTGGCAAATATTCAAAGAGATCGAAATTCCCCTGTCCATGCCGGGAATCATGATCGGCGGCATCCTGACCTTTATTCTGGCCCTTGGGTCTTTGGCTGAATCAAAAATTCTCGGCGGGCAGGCTGTCATCATGATCTCTGATGACATCGAAAGCTCCTTCACTTTTGCCCAGAACTGGCCCAAGGGCTCTGTCCTTTCGGTTTTGCTGATTGCCCTTTCCGGTATCATCGTTTTTATCCTGTTCAGGAAAATTGATCTTGACCAGATTATCGGGCGGCGGTGA
- a CDS encoding glycerol dehydratase, whose amino-acid sequence MTGKPLSAADYPLAEKRSELVKGARGKHLDDLTLDGVVSGDVTMEDLRITPEALHQQAEIARAVGRGELAQNFERASEMARIPQPVIMEMYEMLRPGRASDKQALINAAQRLRAEFQADILAAFIEEAADVYENRGLFTARY is encoded by the coding sequence ATGACCGGCAAACCCCTTTCCGCCGCCGACTATCCCCTTGCCGAAAAACGTTCGGAATTGGTCAAGGGCGCGCGTGGCAAACACCTGGACGACTTAACCCTTGACGGGGTTGTCAGCGGTGATGTGACCATGGAAGATTTACGGATCACCCCTGAGGCCCTGCATCAACAGGCCGAAATTGCCCGCGCGGTAGGGCGGGGTGAGCTGGCCCAGAATTTTGAACGGGCATCGGAAATGGCGCGCATACCCCAACCGGTGATCATGGAAATGTACGAAATGCTGCGCCCCGGTCGGGCCTCTGACAAGCAAGCACTGATTAATGCAGCGCAGCGCCTTCGCGCCGAATTTCAGGCGGACATATTGGCTGCTTTCATTGAAGAAGCAGCCGATGTTTATGAAAATCGCGGCCTGTTCACGGCCCGCTATTAA
- the fabG gene encoding 3-oxoacyl-ACP reductase FabG, with protein sequence MLTSISGRSVIVTGGSKGIGKGIARVFANQGAKVLIVSRTLAEGEACAEELGNGASAFAADVSDWDQSQAMAAEAVERHGGLDILCANAGCFPQTNIEDMDPSEWDMVMGTNLKGNFLSVKACLPALIKSDQGRVVLTSSITGPVTGFPGWSHYGASKSGQLGFMRTACIELAKYNITMNAVMPGNIATEGLADLGEDYIKTMEASIPLKKIGVVEDIGNAALFLASKEANYITGQTIIVDGGQILPESLEALE encoded by the coding sequence ATGTTGACATCAATCAGTGGGCGTTCGGTTATTGTTACCGGTGGCAGCAAGGGTATTGGCAAGGGCATTGCCCGTGTTTTCGCCAATCAGGGCGCCAAGGTTTTAATAGTTTCGCGCACCCTTGCCGAAGGTGAGGCCTGTGCCGAGGAACTGGGTAACGGTGCCAGTGCGTTCGCCGCCGATGTGTCGGACTGGGATCAATCCCAGGCCATGGCCGCCGAAGCTGTTGAGCGCCATGGTGGTCTGGATATTCTGTGCGCCAACGCCGGTTGTTTCCCGCAAACCAACATTGAAGACATGGACCCGTCCGAATGGGACATGGTCATGGGCACCAACCTCAAGGGTAATTTCCTGAGCGTCAAAGCCTGTCTGCCAGCCTTGATAAAATCCGATCAGGGCCGCGTCGTCCTGACCTCGTCAATCACCGGCCCCGTAACCGGCTTTCCCGGTTGGTCCCACTACGGGGCGTCAAAATCAGGACAGCTTGGCTTTATGCGCACGGCCTGTATCGAGCTTGCAAAATACAACATCACCATGAACGCCGTCATGCCGGGCAATATCGCCACCGAAGGACTTGCCGATCTGGGCGAGGATTACATCAAGACCATGGAAGCCTCAATCCCCCTTAAAAAGATCGGCGTCGTTGAAGATATCGGCAATGCGGCCCTGTTCCTGGCGTCAAAAGAAGCCAATTACATTACCGGCCAGACAATTATTGTTGATGGTGGACAAATTCTGCCGGAATCTCTCGAAGCGCTCGAATAG
- a CDS encoding ABC transporter permease: MNEQQKRRLTKNLIALWSICVIGFLYVPMIAVVLASFSKQRYFQFPIASWTLKWYEKASSSLSIRDLLWTSVSVALLVTLFSIILAFFGSLAFARYEWKGRKLYQRLILLPIFFPQAVLGLALLLWFSSIGIIPNWQTAVFAHMVWIVPIVTLIMSIQVYSFDPALEEAAFDLGATRLQVLREITLPILSPGIVSGGLFAFLLSWGNFPLSMFTTGADQTVPEWLYAKMVSGYTPMVPTLGSFTMGSAASVLIIVYLVWFVLRHKNAKLQQNPDE, translated from the coding sequence ATGAATGAACAACAAAAACGCCGCCTGACAAAAAACCTGATCGCACTGTGGTCGATATGCGTTATCGGATTTTTGTACGTGCCGATGATCGCCGTGGTTCTGGCATCGTTTTCCAAGCAACGCTATTTCCAGTTCCCAATCGCTAGCTGGACTTTGAAATGGTATGAAAAGGCCAGCAGCTCCCTTTCCATTCGTGATTTGTTATGGACTTCGGTAAGCGTCGCCTTGCTGGTGACGCTGTTTTCCATCATCCTGGCTTTTTTCGGTTCACTGGCTTTTGCCCGTTACGAATGGAAGGGACGCAAACTCTATCAGCGCCTTATTTTGCTGCCGATCTTCTTTCCTCAGGCGGTCCTTGGTCTTGCCCTTTTGTTATGGTTTTCATCAATCGGCATCATCCCCAACTGGCAAACCGCCGTATTCGCCCACATGGTCTGGATCGTCCCCATTGTCACCCTGATCATGTCGATCCAGGTGTACAGTTTTGATCCGGCCCTTGAAGAGGCCGCCTTCGATCTTGGCGCAACCCGGTTGCAGGTGTTGCGGGAAATCACCCTGCCTATTCTGTCCCCGGGCATTGTTTCGGGCGGCTTATTCGCCTTTCTTTTGTCTTGGGGAAATTTTCCACTTTCGATGTTTACCACCGGCGCCGACCAAACCGTACCTGAATGGCTGTATGCCAAAATGGTTTCCGGATACACACCAATGGTACCGACCCTTGGTTCCTTTACCATGGGAAGCGCCGCTTCGGTGTTGATCATTGTTTATCTGGTGTGGTTTGTCTTGCGCCATAAAAATGCAAAACTACAACAAAATCCAGACGAGTAG